The following are from one region of the bacterium genome:
- a CDS encoding divergent polysaccharide deacetylase family protein — protein sequence MTVRGALSSVGRLPRRRAAASPAPRKPQVPVPRKRSRPQVRRRTLAALFIPLSALIVLVAVGLLARERLSELWFRAAEPALSPPRRGLRPAAELEEAIVLGARELGVPRGRIGRRPGPDGFPRFEFRCPDALHPITANRWLSRIFADTGIEILDCSEDGPLPRPRLEYKLAAGARREARATLTLLPPTGEPPLAAAHPRLAILVDDLGNNYDRVTRGLLALEQPLTASILPGLNYSKRVEKEARRRGHAIFLHLPMEPAEYPDKDPGDLAVLTSMSSDSIVELLVDIQRDFARLDGFNNHMGSKAAADERVVGAVLDWAARDRLLVVDSYTAPDSRIYALARKRELPVLRADLFLDGAEEDELGIMSNLAEATELARKRGWALVICHPRPETLAALTAMLPRLTDYGLRFVTVPQLFAGLSGSDPAPAPRQPGPG from the coding sequence TTGACAGTGCGGGGGGCGCTTTCTAGTGTAGGCCGCCTGCCGCGGCGCCGCGCCGCGGCCAGTCCAGCGCCTCGCAAACCCCAGGTGCCCGTGCCCCGCAAACGCAGCCGCCCCCAGGTCCGCCGCCGCACGCTGGCCGCGCTCTTCATCCCGCTCAGCGCGCTGATCGTGCTGGTGGCGGTCGGCCTGCTCGCGCGCGAGCGCCTCAGCGAGCTGTGGTTCCGGGCCGCGGAGCCCGCGCTGAGCCCGCCGCGGCGCGGCCTGCGGCCGGCCGCCGAGCTGGAGGAGGCGATCGTCCTCGGCGCGCGCGAGCTGGGCGTGCCGCGCGGGCGCATCGGCCGCCGTCCCGGGCCCGATGGCTTCCCGCGCTTCGAGTTCCGCTGCCCCGACGCCCTGCACCCGATCACGGCCAATCGCTGGCTGAGCCGCATCTTCGCGGACACCGGCATCGAGATCCTCGACTGCAGCGAGGACGGCCCGCTGCCGCGCCCCCGCCTGGAGTACAAGCTCGCCGCCGGCGCCCGGCGCGAGGCGCGCGCCACGCTCACCCTGCTGCCGCCGACGGGCGAGCCGCCGCTCGCGGCGGCGCACCCGCGGCTCGCGATCCTCGTCGACGATCTCGGCAACAACTACGATCGCGTCACGCGCGGCCTCCTCGCCCTCGAGCAGCCCCTGACCGCCTCCATCCTGCCCGGGCTCAACTACAGCAAGCGCGTCGAGAAGGAGGCCCGCCGCCGCGGCCACGCCATCTTTCTCCACCTGCCGATGGAGCCGGCCGAGTATCCGGACAAGGATCCCGGCGACCTCGCCGTGCTGACCAGCATGAGCAGCGACTCGATCGTGGAGCTCCTCGTGGACATCCAGCGCGATTTCGCGCGCCTGGACGGCTTCAACAACCACATGGGCAGCAAGGCCGCCGCCGACGAGCGCGTCGTCGGCGCGGTGCTCGACTGGGCGGCGCGGGACCGCCTGCTGGTCGTCGACTCCTACACGGCTCCCGACAGCCGCATCTACGCGCTGGCCCGCAAGCGCGAGCTGCCCGTCCTGCGCGCGGACCTCTTCCTCGACGGCGCCGAGGAGGACGAGCTGGGGATCATGAGCAACCTGGCCGAGGCGACCGAGCTGGCCCGCAAGCGGGGCTGGGCCCTGGTCATCTGTCACCCGCGGCCGGAGACCCTGGCCGCGCTGACCGCCATGTTGCCCCGCCTCACCGACTACGGCCTGCGCTTCGTCACCGTGCCGCAGCTCTTCGCGGGCCTGTCCGGAAGCGACCCGGCCCCCGCCCCGCGGCAGCCCGGCCCGGGTTGA
- a CDS encoding TatD family deoxyribonuclease, whose product MPAPALRPAVPGGGPRHPRAARVQQPARAVARHPGRRQHRARDSARGRRTRGGRRGEPAARPPRSLARAARDLRTRQRAGHARRPAGLRPRGWRERHPRARRVPGPRSELVPRAAPAGGGRGAALARRPGCSARAPGRIGERGARRAHPALRQGQGAVARLRERAAHSARALLRLSPGPPRSPAGLSSREDAAVIDSHAHLHLADFDSDRDEVLARLRAAGVRKVLEVGIDRQGAERSLALTERTPELRVAVGCHPHEAASWNAEFAAAIRDWAGHPRVLALGELGLDHYRNYAPRPVQAEVFRAQLRLAHELDMPVVFHVRAAELEFLRVLNDEGDPRRAVLHAFSHGADFARACLARGFWLGIGGILTYPRSTLPAILAAVPIERVLLETDCPWLSPVPERGRRNEPAHLVHVLARLAEIYGLAPAALEARLDANFAAFSGED is encoded by the coding sequence CTGCCAGCGCCTGCCCTTCGACCCGCTGTCCCGGGAGGAGGTCCTCGCCATCCTCGCGCAGCGCGGGTTCAGCAGCCCGCGCGCGCAGTTGCTCGCCACCCTGGCCGACGGCAACATCGAGCGCGCGATTCAGCTCGCGGCCGCCGAACCCGAGGCGGCCGGCGAGGAGAACCCGCTGCTCGCCCGCCGCGAAGCCTGGCTCGAGCTGCTCGAGATCTGCGAACTCGGCAGCGAGCTGGACATGCTCGACGCCCTGCAGGCCTACGTCCGCGGGGGTGGCGAGAACGTCACCCGCGAGCGCGCCGAGTTCCTGGCCCTCGCAGTGAGCTGGTACCACGAGCTGCTCCGGCAGGCGGTGGGCGAGGCGCCGCGCTTGCACGTCGACCAGGGTGCTCGGCTCGCGCGCCAGGCCGGATTGGCGAGCGAGGCGCTCGTCGAGCGCATCCAGCGCTGCGACAAGGCCAGGGCGCAGTTGCTCGGCTACGCGAACGCGCAGCTCACTCTGCTCGCGCTCTTCTTCGGCTTTCGCCAGGGCCGCCTCGCTCGCCGGCCGGCCTGAGCTCACGCGAGGACGCCGCCGTGATCGACAGTCACGCCCATCTTCACCTGGCGGACTTCGACAGCGATCGGGACGAGGTGCTCGCTCGCCTGCGCGCGGCGGGGGTGCGCAAGGTGCTCGAGGTGGGCATCGACCGGCAGGGGGCGGAGCGATCGCTCGCCCTGACCGAGCGCACACCCGAGCTCCGCGTGGCCGTGGGTTGCCACCCCCACGAGGCGGCGAGCTGGAACGCGGAGTTCGCCGCGGCGATCCGCGACTGGGCGGGGCACCCGCGGGTGCTGGCGCTGGGGGAGTTGGGCCTGGATCACTACCGCAACTACGCGCCACGGCCCGTGCAGGCGGAGGTCTTCCGGGCGCAGCTCCGGCTCGCGCACGAGTTGGACATGCCCGTCGTCTTCCACGTGCGGGCCGCCGAGCTGGAGTTTCTGCGAGTGTTGAATGACGAGGGCGACCCCCGCCGCGCGGTCCTGCACGCCTTCAGCCACGGCGCCGACTTCGCCCGCGCCTGCCTGGCGCGCGGCTTCTGGCTGGGCATCGGCGGCATCCTCACCTACCCGCGCAGCACGCTGCCGGCGATCCTCGCCGCCGTTCCGATCGAGCGGGTGCTCCTGGAAACGGACTGCCCCTGGCTCTCGCCCGTTCCGGAGCGCGGCCGGCGCAACGAGCCCGCGCACCTCGTGCACGTCCTCGCGCGCCTGGCCGAGATCTACGGCCTCGCGCCGGCGGCGCTCGAGGCGCGCCTGGACGCCAACTTCGCGGCCTTCAGCGGCGAGGACTGA
- the rsmA gene encoding ribosomal RNA small subunit methyltransferase A: MTPADEEGSRPLRPRKALGQNFLRDPNLIRKIVAAVDPQPGELILEYGCGTGALTRPLVASGARVVGVEVDRELLARLAADPALAGLLLRDEGLEHLPPAAVAAAYGAARLKLVGNLPYQLSSTALFAAVEDWHCLERVVFMLQREVAERVLEGPGSRRYGILPALLQARFSVEKVLDAGPRAFFPPPEVKSRVLRLTPLPRPQVAAAAWPAYRELVKTLFRERRKQLGSLLRKYYAVDEGFLVELERGEGLGPSRRPETLSIEELVRLAGRLRPVPS, encoded by the coding sequence ATGACTCCCGCCGACGAGGAGGGCAGCCGGCCGCTGCGGCCCCGCAAGGCCCTCGGGCAGAACTTCCTGCGCGATCCGAACCTGATCCGCAAGATCGTCGCCGCCGTGGACCCGCAGCCCGGGGAGCTCATCCTCGAGTACGGCTGCGGCACGGGCGCGCTGACGCGGCCGCTGGTGGCCAGCGGCGCGCGCGTCGTCGGCGTCGAGGTGGACCGCGAACTGCTTGCGCGCCTGGCCGCGGATCCCGCCCTCGCCGGGCTCCTGCTGCGCGACGAGGGGCTCGAGCATCTGCCGCCCGCCGCCGTCGCCGCCGCCTACGGCGCCGCGCGCCTGAAGCTCGTGGGCAATCTGCCCTACCAGCTCAGCTCGACGGCGCTCTTCGCGGCCGTCGAGGACTGGCACTGCCTGGAGCGTGTGGTCTTCATGCTCCAGCGCGAGGTCGCGGAGCGCGTTCTCGAAGGACCGGGCAGCCGCCGCTACGGCATCCTGCCGGCCCTGCTCCAGGCCCGCTTCAGTGTCGAGAAGGTGCTGGATGCCGGGCCGCGCGCCTTCTTTCCGCCGCCGGAGGTGAAGAGCCGCGTGCTGCGCCTGACGCCCCTGCCTCGGCCTCAGGTCGCCGCCGCGGCCTGGCCGGCCTACCGCGAGCTGGTGAAGACGCTCTTCCGGGAACGGCGCAAGCAGCTCGGCAGCCTGCTCAGAAAGTACTACGCCGTCGACGAGGGCTTTCTGGTAGAACTGGAGCGCGGGGAGGGCCTCGGCCCGAGCCGCCGCCCCGAAACCCTCAGCATCGAGGAGCTGGTCCGGCTGGCCGGACGCTTGCGCCCGGTCCCGTCCTGA